From Primulina tabacum isolate GXHZ01 chromosome 2, ASM2559414v2, whole genome shotgun sequence, one genomic window encodes:
- the LOC142523648 gene encoding cullin-1-like isoform X1, whose protein sequence is MNQMKIIELDEGWNFMQEGITKLKKILEGHPETQFSSEEYMMHYTTIYDMCTQKPPHDYSQQLYEKYKESFDAYITSSVLPSLREKHDEFMLRELVNRWANHKVMVRWLSRFFYYLDRYFIARRSLPPLKEVGLACFRDLVYLELRYKARDAVITLIDQEREGEQIDRALLKNILDIFVEIGMGQMDYYEKDFEDAMLNDTAAYYSRKASNWIVEDSCPDYMLKAEECLRKEKDRVSHYLHSSSETKLLEKVQNELLVVYTNQLLEKEHSGCRALLRDDKVDDLSRMYRLFHKIPKGLEPVGNMFKQHVASEGMVLVQQAEEAASNKSENAGGTQEQAFVRKVIELHDKYFAYVKDCFSNNTLFHKSLKEAFEVFCNKVVAGVSSAELLASYCDNILKKGGSEKLSDEAIEETLDKVVKLLAYISDKDLFAEFYRKKLSRRLLFDKSANDDHERVILTKLKQQCGGQFTSKMEGMVTDLTLAKENQNHFQEYLGNNQSTNPGIDLTVTVLTTGFWPSYKSSDLSLPAEMVKCVEVFKEFYQTKTKHRKLTWIYSLGTCNINARFEQKPIELIVGTYQAAVLLLFNSADRLSYGDISAQLNLADDDLVRLLQSLSCAKYKILNKEPNNKTVSSNDYFTFNSKFTDRMRRIRIPLPPVDERKKVVEDVDKDRRYAIDASIVRIMKSRKVLGHQQLVLECVEQLGRMFKPDFKAIKKRIEDLITRDYLERDKENPNLFKYLA, encoded by the exons ATGAATCAGATGAAAATTATCGAGTTGGATGAAGGATGGAATTTCATGCAAGAAGGCATTACGAAACTGAAGAAGATTTTGGAGGGCCATCCTGAAACACAGTTCAGTTCAGAAGAATACATGATGCATTACAC TACCATATACGATATGTGCACCCAGAAGCCTCCTCATGATTATTCTCAGCAGCTCTATGAGAAGTACAAAGAATCTTTTGATGCATATATTACTTCATCA GTCCTGCCATCTTTGAGAGAAAAGCACGATGAGTTCATGCTGAGGGAGCTTGTAAACAGATGGGCTAATCATAAAGTCATGGTCAGGTGGCTGTCACGCTTCTTTTACTATCTTGATCGATATTTTATAGCTCGGAGGTCACTTCCTCCTCTGAAAGAAGTTGGGCTGGCCTGCTTTCGAGATCTG GTGTACCTTGAGTTGAGATACAAAGCCAGAGACGCAGTCATTACCTTG ATTGATCAAGAACGTGAAGGAGAACAGATTGACAGGGCTTTACTGAAGAATATACTAGATATATTTGTGGAGATTGGGATGGGGCAGATGGATTACTATGAGAAAGACTTTGAAGATGCCATGCTTAATGACACTGCTGCTTACTATTCTCGAAAAGCATCAAACTGGATCGTGGAAGATTCTTGTCCTGATTACATGTTGAAG GCAGAGGAGTGCTTGAGAAAGGAAAAGGACCGGGTTTCTCATTATTTGCATTCAAGCAGTGAGACAAAACTTTTGGAG AAAGTACAAAATGAATTGTTGGTTGTATACACCAATCAATTATTGGAAAAAGAACATTCTGGATGCCGTGCTTTACTCAGAGATGACAAG GTAGATGATCTTTCTAGGATGTATAGGCTCTTTCACAAAATTCCAAAGGGACTGGAACCTGTTGGCAATATGTTCAAGCAG CATGTTGCCTCTGAAGGCATGGTTTTGGTTCAGCAGGCTGAAGAAGCTGCTAGTAATAAG TCAGAGAATGCTGGTGGAACACAAGAGCAG GCGTTTGTGAGGAAAGTAATCGAGCTTCACGACAAGTATTTTGCATATGTAAAGGATTGTTTCTCCAATAACACCCTGTTTCACAAG TCTCTCAAGGAAGCTTTTGAGGTCTTCTGCAATAAAGTTGTCGCTGGTGTCTCAAGTGCTGAGCTATTGGCATCGTACTGTGACAATATTCTTAAGAAAGGTGGGAGTGAAAAACTAAGTGATGAAGCCATTGAGGAAACACTAGACAAG GTGGTCAAGCTCCTGGCCTATATTAGTGATAAGGACCTCTTTGCTGAGTTCTACAG GAAGAAGCTGTCTCGTCGGCTGCTTTTTGACAAGAGTGCTAATGATGATCATGAGAGGGTTATTTTAACAAAGTTAAAGCAGCAGTGTGGTGGTCAGTTCACTTCAAAGATGGAGGGAATG GTTACTGATTTGACACTTGCAAAGGAAAACCAGAACCACTTTCAAGAATATCTCGGCAACAACCAATCTACCAATCCTGGGATAGATTTGACTGTCACCGTTCTCACGACTGGATTTTGGCCAAGTTACAAATCTTCAGATCTGAGTCTTCCTGCAGAGATG GTAAAGTGTGTTGAGGTTTTCAAGGAGTTTTATCAAACCAAAACAAAACACAGGAAATTGACATGGATTTATTCTTTGGGAACCTGTAACATAAATGCAAGGTTTGAGCAGAAACCAATTGAACTAATCGTGGGAACATATCAg GCTGCTGTACTACTGCTATTCAATTCTGCAGATAGGCTGAGTTATGGCGACATCTCGGCTCAGTTAAATTTGGCTGATGATGATTTGGTTAGATTGCTTCAATCACTTTCGTGTGCAAAGTACAAAATCTTAAACAAGGAACCAAATAATAAAACCGTTTCGTCTAATGATTATTTCACATTCAATTCGAAGTTCACTGACAGGATGAGAAGGATCAGG ATTCCTCTTCCCCCTGTGGATGAAAGAAAAAAGGTGGTTGAAGATGTTGACAAGGATAGGCGCTATGCAATCGATGCCTCAATTGTGCGCATAATGAAAAGTCGTAAAGTTTTGGGCCATCAACAGCTAGTCCTGGAGTGTGTCGAACAGTTGGGCCGCATGTTTAAG CCTGATTTTAAGGCGATTAAGAAGCGAATTGAAGATCTCATAACTCGAGACTACC
- the LOC142523648 gene encoding cullin-1-like isoform X2 → MNQMKIIELDEGWNFMQEGITKLKKILEGHPETQFSSEEYMMHYTTIYDMCTQKPPHDYSQQLYEKYKESFDAYITSSVLPSLREKHDEFMLRELVNRWANHKVMVRWLSRFFYYLDRYFIARRSLPPLKEVGLACFRDLVYLELRYKARDAVITLIDQEREGEQIDRALLKNILDIFVEIGMGQMDYYEKDFEDAMLNDTAAYYSRKASNWIVEDSCPDYMLKAEECLRKEKDRVSHYLHSSSETKLLEKVQNELLVVYTNQLLEKEHSGCRALLRDDKVDDLSRMYRLFHKIPKGLEPVGNMFKQHVASEGMVLVQQAEEAASNKSENAGGTQEQAFVRKVIELHDKYFAYVKDCFSNNTLFHKSLKEAFEVFCNKVVAGVSSAELLASYCDNILKKGGSEKLSDEAIEETLDKVVKLLAYISDKDLFAEFYRKKLSRRLLFDKSANDDHERVILTKLKQQCGGQFTSKMEGMVTDLTLAKENQNHFQEYLGNNQSTNPGIDLTVTVLTTGFWPSYKSSDLSLPAEMVKCVEVFKEFYQTKTKHRKLTWIYSLGTCNINARLLYYCYSILQIG, encoded by the exons ATGAATCAGATGAAAATTATCGAGTTGGATGAAGGATGGAATTTCATGCAAGAAGGCATTACGAAACTGAAGAAGATTTTGGAGGGCCATCCTGAAACACAGTTCAGTTCAGAAGAATACATGATGCATTACAC TACCATATACGATATGTGCACCCAGAAGCCTCCTCATGATTATTCTCAGCAGCTCTATGAGAAGTACAAAGAATCTTTTGATGCATATATTACTTCATCA GTCCTGCCATCTTTGAGAGAAAAGCACGATGAGTTCATGCTGAGGGAGCTTGTAAACAGATGGGCTAATCATAAAGTCATGGTCAGGTGGCTGTCACGCTTCTTTTACTATCTTGATCGATATTTTATAGCTCGGAGGTCACTTCCTCCTCTGAAAGAAGTTGGGCTGGCCTGCTTTCGAGATCTG GTGTACCTTGAGTTGAGATACAAAGCCAGAGACGCAGTCATTACCTTG ATTGATCAAGAACGTGAAGGAGAACAGATTGACAGGGCTTTACTGAAGAATATACTAGATATATTTGTGGAGATTGGGATGGGGCAGATGGATTACTATGAGAAAGACTTTGAAGATGCCATGCTTAATGACACTGCTGCTTACTATTCTCGAAAAGCATCAAACTGGATCGTGGAAGATTCTTGTCCTGATTACATGTTGAAG GCAGAGGAGTGCTTGAGAAAGGAAAAGGACCGGGTTTCTCATTATTTGCATTCAAGCAGTGAGACAAAACTTTTGGAG AAAGTACAAAATGAATTGTTGGTTGTATACACCAATCAATTATTGGAAAAAGAACATTCTGGATGCCGTGCTTTACTCAGAGATGACAAG GTAGATGATCTTTCTAGGATGTATAGGCTCTTTCACAAAATTCCAAAGGGACTGGAACCTGTTGGCAATATGTTCAAGCAG CATGTTGCCTCTGAAGGCATGGTTTTGGTTCAGCAGGCTGAAGAAGCTGCTAGTAATAAG TCAGAGAATGCTGGTGGAACACAAGAGCAG GCGTTTGTGAGGAAAGTAATCGAGCTTCACGACAAGTATTTTGCATATGTAAAGGATTGTTTCTCCAATAACACCCTGTTTCACAAG TCTCTCAAGGAAGCTTTTGAGGTCTTCTGCAATAAAGTTGTCGCTGGTGTCTCAAGTGCTGAGCTATTGGCATCGTACTGTGACAATATTCTTAAGAAAGGTGGGAGTGAAAAACTAAGTGATGAAGCCATTGAGGAAACACTAGACAAG GTGGTCAAGCTCCTGGCCTATATTAGTGATAAGGACCTCTTTGCTGAGTTCTACAG GAAGAAGCTGTCTCGTCGGCTGCTTTTTGACAAGAGTGCTAATGATGATCATGAGAGGGTTATTTTAACAAAGTTAAAGCAGCAGTGTGGTGGTCAGTTCACTTCAAAGATGGAGGGAATG GTTACTGATTTGACACTTGCAAAGGAAAACCAGAACCACTTTCAAGAATATCTCGGCAACAACCAATCTACCAATCCTGGGATAGATTTGACTGTCACCGTTCTCACGACTGGATTTTGGCCAAGTTACAAATCTTCAGATCTGAGTCTTCCTGCAGAGATG GTAAAGTGTGTTGAGGTTTTCAAGGAGTTTTATCAAACCAAAACAAAACACAGGAAATTGACATGGATTTATTCTTTGGGAACCTGTAACATAAATGCAAG GCTGCTGTACTACTGCTATTCAATTCTGCAGATAGGCTGA
- the LOC142523663 gene encoding zinc finger protein GAI-ASSOCIATED FACTOR 1-like, with translation MSNITGDEGSFSSGEVQQRQEQKLQQHNQLLAQVTTNSSNDSISTAKKKRNLPGTPDPTAEIVALSPTTLMATNRFVCEICNKGFQRDQNLQLHRRGHNLPWKLKQRTTTEPRKRVYICPEPSCVHNNPARALGDLTGIKKHYSRKHGEKKWKCDKCSKKYAVQSDWKAHQKTCGTREYKCDCGTIFSRRDSFITHRAFCDALAEENSKVMTHGLMSPNFQAQMPDLLSTMPINSNSNTSMEFNNPLKSLQQELVPIAFKPMNVGAAGAMFSNSSGNLFGSPRSMPSTSSGLQLSSNSTPSGYNYHQDNKNLGQIPGSAPHMSATALLQKAAQMGTTVSNSINSPMMQKSFVSSMAGPDQISGARAITNIHYDNFQPQNEQPPSAFMDGGFASQLFENGGGGGGGCGSAVNDMVMYGGMLIGNDQNSVTASGFLKILAEIQEGQSDQSSAGIEHGRHNNNNNVMARNLTRLGGGNDMTTVDFLGVGGSRARNNLHDQRMDHVEAMNQQRIQAMHNPFHQHGDSDVEKPLYNTF, from the exons ATGTCAAATATCACAGGTGATGAAGGGAGTTTCTCTTCTGGAGAAGTTCAGCAGAGACAAGAACAGAAGCTGCAGCAGCACAACCAGTTGCTCGCGCAGGTGACCACGAACAGCAGCAATGACTCCATCTCAACTGCTAAGAAGAAACGAAATTTACCGGGAACACCAG ATCCCACAGCTGAAATTGTTGCTTTATCACCAACAACCCTAATGGCAACGAACAGATTTGTGTGTGAAATCTGTAACAAAGGGTTCCAAAGGGATCAAAATCTGCAATTACACAGAAGAGGTCACAATCTTCCATGGAAGCTTAAGCAGAGAACCACCACTGAACCTCGAAAACGCGTTTACATCTGCCCTGAACCGTCGTGCGTGCACAATAATCCCGCTCGAGCCTTAGGCGATCTCACCGGGATCAAGAAACACTATAGCAGGAAACATGGAGAGAAGAAATGGAAATGTGACAAATGCTCGAAGAAATATGCAGTTCAATCTGATTGGAAAGCTCATCAAAAGACTTGTGGCACTAGGGAGTATAAGTGTGATTGTGGAACCATTTTCTCAAG GAGAGACAGCTTCATAACTCACCGGGCATTTTGTGATGCATTGGCTGAAGAAAACAGCAAAGTAATGACCCATGGCTTGATGAGCCCGAATTTTCAAGCCCAAATGCCTGACTTATTGTCCACTATGCCTATAAATTCCAACTCAAACACATCTATGGAATTCAACAACCCTTTAAAATCACTCCAACAAGAGCTAGTCCCGATCGCTTTCAAGCCGATGAATGTCGGTGCCGCAGGCGCCATGTTCTCTAACAGTTCGGGTAATCTCTTCGGCAGCCCAAGAAGCATGCCTTCGACTTCATCCGGCCTTCAACTCAGCTCAAACTCGACCCCATCAGGCTACAACTATCACCAAGATAACAAGAACCTGGGCCAAATTCCGGGATCTGCCCCCCATATGTCGGCCACGGCTCTGCTGCAGAAAGCAGCTCAAATGGGCACCACGGTAAGTAATAGTATCAACTCCCCTATGATGCAGAAGAGCTTTGTCAGCAGCATGGCGGGTCCCGACCAGATATCCGGGGCCAGAGCCATTACTAATATCCATTACGACAACTTTCAACCTCAAAACGAACAACCACCCTCAGCATTTATGGATGGTGGATTCGCCAGTCAGCTATTTGAGAACGGCGGAGGCGGTGGCGGAGGTTGTGGCTCCGCCGTGAATGATATGGTGATGTACGGGGGAATGCTTATTGGAAACGATCAAAACTCAGTGACGGCCTCCGGATTCCTGAAAATTTTAGCAGAAATACAAGAGGGTCAGAGCGATCAAAGCTCTGCAGGCATTGAACACGGAAgacataataataacaataatgtTATGGCGAGAAATCTCACAAGATTGGGAGGGGGAAATGATATGACAACCGTCGATTTCTTGGGGGTTGGGGGATCAAGGGCACGGAATAATCTGCATGACCAGAGAATGGATCACGTGGAAGCCATGAATCAGCAGAGAATTCAAGCTATGCATAACCCTTTCCATCAACATGGAGATTCTGATGTAGAAAAGCCATTGTACAACACATTCTGA
- the LOC142537234 gene encoding wee1-like protein kinase isoform X1 encodes MKRKTLRGNTNSEFKRQIKHSGVIVKGSLTEHLTVPMERCSLGLPVESDNSSRFQKLLDAESNPSAEALLMDFEECADEKGFILSQDFFCTPDYITPEMPAMPNNLDWNKENIPCPKSPEKIKTLKRKRQKLDVKSTSSPISTVAIHQEWEDHIDHSEETDEINTEIPVKLQKNHGFVSKSAVALRCRVMPPPCLRNPYLKDGSESNSDPFANQRSKCAGFYPAGIGGDGLSRYMTDFHEIEKIGNGNFNHVFKVLKRIDGCMYAMKQSMRQLHQDTERRKALMEVQSLAALGFHENIVGYYSSWFENERLYIQLELCEHSLSMIKPSKLYTEGEVLEAMHQIAKALMHIHERGIAHLDVKPDNIYVKNGVCKLGDFGCATLLDRSLPVEEGDARYMPQEILNEDYDHLDKVDIFSLGVSIYELVRGSALLESGPQFQNLREGKLPLLPGHSMQFQNLLKVMMDPDPTRRPSAKDLVENPIFVRHQRNGKCK; translated from the exons ATGAAGAGAAAAACCCTGAGGGGAAATACCAATAGCGAATTCAAGAGACAGATAAAGCACTCTGGCGTGATCGTGAAAGGGTCACTGACGGAACATCTGACGGTGCCTATGGAGCGATGTTCACTCGGTTTACCTGTTGAATCGGACAATTCTTCGCGATTCCAGAAGCTTCTAGATGCGGAATCGAATCCATCGGCTGAGGCTTTGCTGATGGATTTTGAAGAATGCGCGGATGAAAAAGGATTCATCCTCAGTCAAGATTTCTTCTG TACACCCGACTATATCACTCCCGAAATGCCTGCAATGCCAAACAATTTAGACTGGAATAAG GAAAACATCCCATGTCCCAAGTCACCGGAGAAAATTAAAACCTTGAAACGCAAAAGGCAAAAACTAG ATGTTAAATCCACGTCATCCCCTATATCAACAGTTGCTATCCATCAAGAGTGGGAAGATCATATTGACCACAGTGAAGAAACAGATGAGATAAATACAGAAATACCAGTTaaattgcaaaagaatcacGGCTTTGTTTCTAAGTCTGCTGTAGCATTAAGGTGCAGGGTCATGCCTCCTCCGTGTCTAAGAAACCCATACCTAAAGGATGGATCAGAATCAAATTCTGATCCCTTTGCCAATCAAAGATCTAAATGTGCAG GTTTTTACCCTGCTGGAATTGGCGGTGATGGGCTTTCCCGTTACATGACAGATTTCCATGAAATTGAG AAAATTGGTAATGGAAATTTCAACCATGTTTTCAAAGTCTTGAAGAGAATTGATGGCTGCATGTATGCTATGAAACAGAGCATGAGGCAGTTGCATCAGGACACGGAGAG GCGCAAGGCTTTAATGGAGGTTCAATCTTTGGCCGCCTTAG GGTTTCATGAAAACATAGTAGGATACTATTCTTCTTGGTTTGAAAATGAGCGACTTTATATCCAACTGGAGCTATGTGAACACAGCCTTTCAATGATTAAGCCATCTAAATTATACACTGAGGGTGAAGTTTTAGAAGCAATGCATCAG ATTGCCAAGGCATTGATGCACATACATGAGAGAGGAATTGCTCATTTAGATGTAAAGCCAGATAACATATATGTTAAAAACGGAGTTTGTAAACTTGGTGATTTTGGCTGTGCTACTCTTCTCGATAGAAGCCTACCAGTTGAAGAAGGTGATGCACGCTATATGCCCCAAGAAATCCTGAATGAGGATTACGATCATCTGGACAAAGTTGATATCTTTTCCTTAGGAGTTTCAATCTATGAGCTCGTCAGAGGGTCAGCTTTGCTTGAATCAGGGCCTCAGTTTCAAAATCTTAGAGAAGGAAAATTGCCTCTTCTTCCTGGACATTCCATGCAATTTCAGAATCTACTCAAG GTCATGATGGACCCTGATCCAACACGACGACCTTCTGCTAAAGATCTAGTCGAGAATCCAATTTTTGTCAGGCACCAACGGAACGGCAAATGCAAGTAA
- the LOC142537234 gene encoding wee1-like protein kinase isoform X2, which translates to MKRKTLRGNTNSEFKRQIKHSGVIVKGSLTEHLTVPMERCSLGLPVESDNSSRFQKLLDAESNPSAEALLMDFEECADEKGFILSQDFFCTPDYITPEMPAMPNNLDWNKENIPCPKSPEKIKTLKRKRQKLDVKSTSSPISTVAIHQEWEDHIDHSEETDEINTEIPVKLQKNHGFVSKSAVALRCRVMPPPCLRNPYLKDGSESNSDPFANQRSKCAGFYPAGIGGDGLSRYMTDFHEIEKIGNGNFNHVFKVLKRIDGCMYAMKQSMRQLHQDTERRKALMEVQSLAALGFHENIVGYYSSWFENERLYIQLELCEHSLSMIKPSKLYTEGEVLEAMHQIAKALMHIHERGIAHLDVKPDNIYVKNGVCKLGDFGCATLLDRSLPVEEGDARYMPQEILNEDYDHLDKVDIFSLGVSIYELVRGSALLESGPQFQNLREGKLPLLPGHSMQFQNLLKVL; encoded by the exons ATGAAGAGAAAAACCCTGAGGGGAAATACCAATAGCGAATTCAAGAGACAGATAAAGCACTCTGGCGTGATCGTGAAAGGGTCACTGACGGAACATCTGACGGTGCCTATGGAGCGATGTTCACTCGGTTTACCTGTTGAATCGGACAATTCTTCGCGATTCCAGAAGCTTCTAGATGCGGAATCGAATCCATCGGCTGAGGCTTTGCTGATGGATTTTGAAGAATGCGCGGATGAAAAAGGATTCATCCTCAGTCAAGATTTCTTCTG TACACCCGACTATATCACTCCCGAAATGCCTGCAATGCCAAACAATTTAGACTGGAATAAG GAAAACATCCCATGTCCCAAGTCACCGGAGAAAATTAAAACCTTGAAACGCAAAAGGCAAAAACTAG ATGTTAAATCCACGTCATCCCCTATATCAACAGTTGCTATCCATCAAGAGTGGGAAGATCATATTGACCACAGTGAAGAAACAGATGAGATAAATACAGAAATACCAGTTaaattgcaaaagaatcacGGCTTTGTTTCTAAGTCTGCTGTAGCATTAAGGTGCAGGGTCATGCCTCCTCCGTGTCTAAGAAACCCATACCTAAAGGATGGATCAGAATCAAATTCTGATCCCTTTGCCAATCAAAGATCTAAATGTGCAG GTTTTTACCCTGCTGGAATTGGCGGTGATGGGCTTTCCCGTTACATGACAGATTTCCATGAAATTGAG AAAATTGGTAATGGAAATTTCAACCATGTTTTCAAAGTCTTGAAGAGAATTGATGGCTGCATGTATGCTATGAAACAGAGCATGAGGCAGTTGCATCAGGACACGGAGAG GCGCAAGGCTTTAATGGAGGTTCAATCTTTGGCCGCCTTAG GGTTTCATGAAAACATAGTAGGATACTATTCTTCTTGGTTTGAAAATGAGCGACTTTATATCCAACTGGAGCTATGTGAACACAGCCTTTCAATGATTAAGCCATCTAAATTATACACTGAGGGTGAAGTTTTAGAAGCAATGCATCAG ATTGCCAAGGCATTGATGCACATACATGAGAGAGGAATTGCTCATTTAGATGTAAAGCCAGATAACATATATGTTAAAAACGGAGTTTGTAAACTTGGTGATTTTGGCTGTGCTACTCTTCTCGATAGAAGCCTACCAGTTGAAGAAGGTGATGCACGCTATATGCCCCAAGAAATCCTGAATGAGGATTACGATCATCTGGACAAAGTTGATATCTTTTCCTTAGGAGTTTCAATCTATGAGCTCGTCAGAGGGTCAGCTTTGCTTGAATCAGGGCCTCAGTTTCAAAATCTTAGAGAAGGAAAATTGCCTCTTCTTCCTGGACATTCCATGCAATTTCAGAATCTACTCAAGGTGCTTTAA
- the LOC142523672 gene encoding glutathione S-transferase-like, with the protein MAIKLYGHHLSPAAQRVRVCLEEKELEYEFEFVDLSSGQQKKEPFISLNPFGVVPVLQDGDLTLFESRAVTHYIAHNYADKGTPLVPKDPKKMAMVSVWVEVESQSFDAAASKISFELVVKPMLGMTIDESVVVANEGKLASILDIYESRLAASKYIGGDAYSLADLHHLPIINNLFRTKIKALFEARPHVSAWCADILGRAAWQKVVATMKQ; encoded by the exons ATGGCGATCAAGCTCTACGGACACCATCTTTCTCCAGCCGCACAAAGAGTCCGAGTCTGCCTGGAAGAGAAAGAGCTCGAGTACGAATTTGAGTTTGTGGATTTATCTTCAGGCCAGCAGAAGAAGGAGCCTTTCATATCACTCAAT CCATTTGGGGTTGTGCCAGTCCTTCAAGATGGAGATCTGACTCTATTTG AATCGAGGGCAGTGACTCATTACATAGCGCACAACTATGCTGATAAGGGAACTCCGCTTGTACCCAAAGATCCCAAGAAAATGGCTATGGTCTCAGTATGGGTCGAAGTTGAATCCCAGTCATTCGACGCCGCCGCAtcaaaaatatcatttgaacTCGTGGTAAAACCCATGCTAGGCATGACTATTGACGAAAGTGTTGTGGTAGCTAACGAAGGAAAGCTAGCCTCTATTCTGGATATTTACGAGTCACGTTTGGCTGCATCAAAATACATTGGAGGAGATGCTTATAGCTTGGCAGATCTGCACCATCTCCCAATTATCAACAACTTGTTCCGCACCAAGATTAAGGCCCTGTTCGAGGCGAGGCCGCATGTGAGTGCTTGGTGTGCAGATATCTTGGGCCGGGCAGCGTGGCAGAAGGTCGTAGCAACAATGAAGCAATGA
- the LOC142537235 gene encoding uncharacterized protein LOC142537235 isoform X1 codes for MEKSSAGGDEKSSENLIKYKVTWGLRVSIHCEGCKKKVKKVLQNIEGVYKIEIDCKQQRVLVTGNVDSEALIKKLVKSGKHAEIWPGAPDKEGKKTGKSKKSKSKLKDSKDCKDGESGNDQKKPAKKDEISYNKDNEEDDDASADDCALVASAIEENGGRRLKESVSAGGGGTKKTKKGKKGKNRPTNGGDDNGGGVAAAPAPPPTVIPEAAIARMNPSPSCQQIFSFPQYHYAAPEYGMNYSTAPPGVTTYNSYYAMPFPMQSYVYSNPCYYVSPPPA; via the exons ATGGAGAAGTCGTCTGCTGGTGGCGATGAAAAGTCCTCCGAAAACCTGATCAAGTACAAGGTA ACATGGGGTTTAAGAGTGTCTATCCACTGTGAAGGCTGCAAGAAGAAAGTAAAGAAAGTCCTTCAAAATATTGAAG GTGTGTATAAGATTGAGATTGACTGCAAGCAACAAAGAGTTTTAGTAACAGGGAATGTGGATTCTGAAGCATTGATCAAGAAACTTGTCAAGTCGGGGAAACATGCCGAGATTTGGCCGGGAGCCCCCGATAAAGAAGGGAAGAAGACCGGAAAGTCGAAGAAAAGTAAGAGCAAATTAAAGGACTCAAAAGATTGCAAAGATGGTGAAAGTGGCAATGATCAGAAAAAACCAGCCAAGAAAGATGAAATTAGTTATAATAAAGATAATGAAGAGGACGATGACGCCTCTGCCGATGATTGTGCACTAGTGGCATCGGCAATCGAGGAAAATGGCGGCCGCAGACTGAAGGAGTCAGTTTCGGCTGGTGGCGGAGGAACAAAGAAGACAAAGAAAGGGAAAAAGGGGAAAAACAGACCAACAAACGGAGGGGATGACAATGGTGGCGGTGTTGCAGCCGCACCTGCCCCTCCGCCTACAGTAATTCCCGAGGCGGCCATTGCCCGAATGAATCCGAGCCCTTCATGTCAGCAAATCTTCTCATTTCCACAATATCACTATGCTGCTCCAGAATATGGAATGAATTACAGTACTGCACCGCCTGGTGTCACTACGTACAATTCATATTATGCCATGCCTTTCCCCATGCAGTCTTATGTGTACTCGAACCCGTGCTACTATGTGTCGCCTCCACCGGCCTAG
- the LOC142537235 gene encoding uncharacterized protein LOC142537235 isoform X2 — MEKSSAGGDEKSSENLIKYKTWGLRVSIHCEGCKKKVKKVLQNIEGVYKIEIDCKQQRVLVTGNVDSEALIKKLVKSGKHAEIWPGAPDKEGKKTGKSKKSKSKLKDSKDCKDGESGNDQKKPAKKDEISYNKDNEEDDDASADDCALVASAIEENGGRRLKESVSAGGGGTKKTKKGKKGKNRPTNGGDDNGGGVAAAPAPPPTVIPEAAIARMNPSPSCQQIFSFPQYHYAAPEYGMNYSTAPPGVTTYNSYYAMPFPMQSYVYSNPCYYVSPPPA; from the exons ATGGAGAAGTCGTCTGCTGGTGGCGATGAAAAGTCCTCCGAAAACCTGATCAAGTACAAG ACATGGGGTTTAAGAGTGTCTATCCACTGTGAAGGCTGCAAGAAGAAAGTAAAGAAAGTCCTTCAAAATATTGAAG GTGTGTATAAGATTGAGATTGACTGCAAGCAACAAAGAGTTTTAGTAACAGGGAATGTGGATTCTGAAGCATTGATCAAGAAACTTGTCAAGTCGGGGAAACATGCCGAGATTTGGCCGGGAGCCCCCGATAAAGAAGGGAAGAAGACCGGAAAGTCGAAGAAAAGTAAGAGCAAATTAAAGGACTCAAAAGATTGCAAAGATGGTGAAAGTGGCAATGATCAGAAAAAACCAGCCAAGAAAGATGAAATTAGTTATAATAAAGATAATGAAGAGGACGATGACGCCTCTGCCGATGATTGTGCACTAGTGGCATCGGCAATCGAGGAAAATGGCGGCCGCAGACTGAAGGAGTCAGTTTCGGCTGGTGGCGGAGGAACAAAGAAGACAAAGAAAGGGAAAAAGGGGAAAAACAGACCAACAAACGGAGGGGATGACAATGGTGGCGGTGTTGCAGCCGCACCTGCCCCTCCGCCTACAGTAATTCCCGAGGCGGCCATTGCCCGAATGAATCCGAGCCCTTCATGTCAGCAAATCTTCTCATTTCCACAATATCACTATGCTGCTCCAGAATATGGAATGAATTACAGTACTGCACCGCCTGGTGTCACTACGTACAATTCATATTATGCCATGCCTTTCCCCATGCAGTCTTATGTGTACTCGAACCCGTGCTACTATGTGTCGCCTCCACCGGCCTAG